A stretch of the Phycodurus eques isolate BA_2022a chromosome 15, UOR_Pequ_1.1, whole genome shotgun sequence genome encodes the following:
- the tpm2 gene encoding tropomyosin beta chain isoform X1, which yields MEAIKKKMQMLKLDKENAIDRAEQAEGDKKGAEDKCKQLEEELLGLQKKLKGVEDELDKYSESLKDAQEKLEQAEKKAADAEAEVASLNRRIQLVEEELDRAQERLATALQKLEEAEKAADESERGMKVIENRASKDEEKMEIQEMQLKEAKHIAEEADRKYEEVARKLVILEGDLERSEERAEVAEAKSGDLEEELKNVANNLKSLEAQAEKYSQKEDKYEEEIKLLTDKLKEAETRAEFAERSVAKLEKTIDDLEDEVYAQKLKGKALSEELDLALNDMTTL from the exons ATGGAGGCTATCAAGAAGAAAATGCAGATGCTGAAGCTGGACAAGGAGAACGCCATAGACCGGGCGGAGCAGGCCGAGGGGGACAAGAAAGGGGCAGAGGACAAGTGCAAACAG ctggaggaggagctgcTGGGTCTGCAGAAGAAGCTGAAAGGAGTGGAAGATGAACTGGACAAATACTCAGAGTCGCTGAAGGACGCCCAGGAGAAGCTCGAACAGGCTGAGAAAAAGGCAGCGGAT GCCGAAGCCGAGGTGGCATCTCTGAACAGACGTATCCAGCTGGTGGAAGAGGAGTTGGACCGCGCCCAGGAGAGACTGGCGACCGCTCTGCAGAAGTTGGAGGAAGCTGAGAAAGCAGCGGACGAGAGCGAAAG AGGAATGAAGGTCATAGAGAACAGGGCGAGCaaggacgaggagaaaatggagATCCAGGAGATGCAGCTAAAGGAGGCCAAGCATATCGCTGAAGAAGCCGACCGCAAATACGAAGAG GTCGCGCGCAAACTGGTGATCCTCGAAGGCGATCTGGAGCGTTCGGAGGAGCGTGCCGAGGTGGCCGAGGC AAAATCAGGCGACCTCGAGGAAGAATTGAAAAACGTCGCCAACAACTTGAAGTCACTGGAGGCTCAGGCCGAAAAG TACTCACAGAAGGAGGACAAATATGAAGAAGAAATTAAACTTCTTACTGACAAACTTAAAGAG GCCGAGACCCGAGCGGAATTTGCCGAGCGATCCGTGGCCAAGCTGGAGAAGACCATTGATGATCTGGAAg ATGAAGTGTATGCTCAGAAGCTGAAGGGCAAGGCTCTCAGCGAGGAGCTGGACCTAGCCCTCAATGATATGACCACACTGTAG
- the tpm2 gene encoding tropomyosin beta chain isoform X4, whose amino-acid sequence MATSTSIDAVRRKIRTLQQVAFDAEDRAELLLREAGFEGQAREAAEAEVASLNRRIQLVEEELDRAQERLATALQKLEEAEKAADESERGMKVIENRASKDEEKMEIQEMQLKEAKHIAEEADRKYEEVARKLVILEGDLERSEERAEVAEAKSGDLEEELKNVANNLKSLEAQAEKYSQKEDKYEEEIKLLTDKLKEAETRAEFAERSVAKLEKTIDDLEDEVYAQKLKGKALSEELDLALNDMTTL is encoded by the exons ATGGCGACTTCCACGTCGATAGACGCGGTGCGGAGGAAAATTCGAACGCTGCAGCAAGTCGCCTTTGACGCGGAGGACCGAGCCGAGCTGCTGCTCCGAGAGGCGGGCTTTGAGGGACAGGCGAGAGAGGCG GCCGAAGCCGAGGTGGCATCTCTGAACAGACGTATCCAGCTGGTGGAAGAGGAGTTGGACCGCGCCCAGGAGAGACTGGCGACCGCTCTGCAGAAGTTGGAGGAAGCTGAGAAAGCAGCGGACGAGAGCGAAAG AGGAATGAAGGTCATAGAGAACAGGGCGAGCaaggacgaggagaaaatggagATCCAGGAGATGCAGCTAAAGGAGGCCAAGCATATCGCTGAAGAAGCCGACCGCAAATACGAAGAG GTCGCGCGCAAACTGGTGATCCTCGAAGGCGATCTGGAGCGTTCGGAGGAGCGTGCCGAGGTGGCCGAGGC AAAATCAGGCGACCTCGAGGAAGAATTGAAAAACGTCGCCAACAACTTGAAGTCACTGGAGGCTCAGGCCGAAAAG TACTCACAGAAGGAGGACAAATATGAAGAAGAAATTAAACTTCTTACTGACAAACTTAAAGAG GCCGAGACCCGAGCGGAATTTGCCGAGCGATCCGTGGCCAAGCTGGAGAAGACCATTGATGATCTGGAAg ATGAAGTGTATGCTCAGAAGCTGAAGGGCAAGGCTCTCAGCGAGGAGCTGGACCTAGCCCTCAATGATATGACCACACTGTAG
- the tpm2 gene encoding tropomyosin beta chain isoform X2 — protein MEAIKKKMQMLKLDKENAIDRAEQAEGDKKGAEDKCKQLEEELLGLQKKLKGVEDELDKYSESLKDAQEKLEQAEKKAADAEAEVASLNRRIQLVEEELDRAQERLATALQKLEEAEKAADESERGMKVIENRASKDEEKMEIQEMQLKEAKHIAEEADRKYEEVARKLVILEGDLERSEERAEVAEAKSGDLEEELKNVANNLKSLEAQAEKYSQKEDKYEEEIKLLTDKLKEAETRAEFAERSVAKLEKTIDDLEEKLARAKEANVDMHQVLDQTILELNNL, from the exons ATGGAGGCTATCAAGAAGAAAATGCAGATGCTGAAGCTGGACAAGGAGAACGCCATAGACCGGGCGGAGCAGGCCGAGGGGGACAAGAAAGGGGCAGAGGACAAGTGCAAACAG ctggaggaggagctgcTGGGTCTGCAGAAGAAGCTGAAAGGAGTGGAAGATGAACTGGACAAATACTCAGAGTCGCTGAAGGACGCCCAGGAGAAGCTCGAACAGGCTGAGAAAAAGGCAGCGGAT GCCGAAGCCGAGGTGGCATCTCTGAACAGACGTATCCAGCTGGTGGAAGAGGAGTTGGACCGCGCCCAGGAGAGACTGGCGACCGCTCTGCAGAAGTTGGAGGAAGCTGAGAAAGCAGCGGACGAGAGCGAAAG AGGAATGAAGGTCATAGAGAACAGGGCGAGCaaggacgaggagaaaatggagATCCAGGAGATGCAGCTAAAGGAGGCCAAGCATATCGCTGAAGAAGCCGACCGCAAATACGAAGAG GTCGCGCGCAAACTGGTGATCCTCGAAGGCGATCTGGAGCGTTCGGAGGAGCGTGCCGAGGTGGCCGAGGC AAAATCAGGCGACCTCGAGGAAGAATTGAAAAACGTCGCCAACAACTTGAAGTCACTGGAGGCTCAGGCCGAAAAG TACTCACAGAAGGAGGACAAATATGAAGAAGAAATTAAACTTCTTACTGACAAACTTAAAGAG GCCGAGACCCGAGCGGAATTTGCCGAGCGATCCGTGGCCAAGCTGGAGAAGACCATTGATGATCTGGAAg